The following are from one region of the Rhodospirillaceae bacterium genome:
- a CDS encoding c-type cytochrome, whose amino-acid sequence MMTFKLFKGLAFVALIAGTITGGPSVAAPGDVENGEKIYMKRCVWCHGEEGEGDGPAGDLLVPPPRDFTGGLYKIITTPFDEDFPNDADLFRMISDGMPGTDMPGWKDILKDEQDRWDLVAYIKAFAELEEEPGVSVDYGTQVATSEASIAKGKELFHEGDRCSECHGQDGKGDGIKKLKGDNGERTWPRNLTKPWTFRGSNDPKDIFTRVSTGIPGTQMPSFANPKSKVKLSVEDRWNVANYVQSLAKTDKVVAAENTVVKANRIEGDVPSDPNDPAWDTAELTTFMMVPQIFEKERVFTYSNDTITLSAFYNETELAMMLEWDDRTRSIPGDPDIDKIADKVPFEDMISVQLPVTIPEGTQKPYFINGDTNNPVNLLTWRSGTSETPQSVSAANATGSENIEERDAANIGLVASSAYKDGTWRVVMKRPLSTSNAESDLQLVEGRFIPIAFANWDGSNSETGTKHTRTTWYWLLLKPADSAKPYILALIVAGIIFGGLVWWAKSAAKDQEV is encoded by the coding sequence ATGATGACTTTTAAATTATTCAAAGGGCTTGCCTTTGTAGCCTTGATTGCCGGAACCATCACCGGTGGCCCGTCAGTGGCGGCCCCTGGCGATGTTGAAAATGGCGAAAAGATTTACATGAAGCGTTGTGTCTGGTGCCACGGCGAAGAAGGCGAGGGCGACGGACCTGCCGGGGATTTGCTGGTGCCGCCACCGCGTGACTTCACCGGTGGTCTTTACAAGATCATCACGACCCCCTTCGACGAGGACTTCCCCAACGACGCCGATCTCTTCCGCATGATCTCCGACGGTATGCCGGGAACCGACATGCCGGGGTGGAAGGATATCCTGAAGGATGAGCAGGACCGCTGGGATTTGGTCGCCTATATCAAGGCCTTCGCTGAACTGGAAGAAGAGCCCGGTGTGAGCGTCGACTACGGCACCCAGGTGGCGACGTCGGAAGCCAGCATCGCCAAGGGAAAGGAATTGTTCCATGAAGGCGATCGCTGCTCAGAATGCCATGGCCAGGACGGTAAGGGCGATGGCATCAAGAAGTTGAAAGGCGATAACGGCGAGCGCACGTGGCCGCGCAACCTGACCAAGCCATGGACTTTCCGGGGTTCTAACGATCCTAAGGACATTTTCACCCGTGTCTCGACCGGGATTCCCGGCACCCAGATGCCGTCCTTCGCCAACCCCAAGAGCAAGGTTAAACTTTCTGTCGAGGACCGCTGGAATGTCGCCAACTATGTCCAGTCGCTGGCCAAGACCGACAAGGTCGTGGCGGCTGAAAACACCGTGGTCAAGGCCAACCGTATCGAAGGTGATGTGCCGTCCGATCCAAACGATCCGGCCTGGGACACGGCGGAACTGACCACTTTCATGATGGTGCCGCAAATTTTTGAAAAAGAACGGGTGTTCACCTATTCCAATGACACCATCACGCTCAGCGCTTTTTATAACGAAACGGAACTGGCGATGATGCTGGAGTGGGATGATCGCACCAGAAGTATTCCGGGCGATCCCGACATCGACAAGATCGCCGATAAGGTACCCTTTGAAGACATGATTTCCGTGCAATTGCCGGTGACCATACCGGAAGGCACGCAGAAACCGTACTTCATCAATGGTGACACAAATAACCCGGTCAATTTACTGACCTGGCGCAGCGGTACTTCCGAAACACCCCAATCAGTCAGTGCCGCAAATGCTACCGGTTCTGAAAATATCGAAGAAAGAGATGCCGCCAACATCGGCCTGGTGGCCAGCAGCGCCTACAAGGATGGAACATGGCGGGTGGTTATGAAACGACCGTTGAGCACTTCCAACGCCGAAAGCGACTTGCAACTTGTTGAAGGGCGCTTCATTCCCATCGCCTTTGCAAACTGGGATGGCTCCAACTCTGAGACCGGAACCAAGCATACGCGCACCACGTGGTATTGGTTGCTGCTTAAACCTGCGGATAGCGCCAAACCATACATATTGGCGTTAATCGTCGCCGGTATAATTTTTGGTGGCTTGGTCTGGTGGGCCAAAAGTGCTGCAAAGGATCAAGAGGTCTAA
- a CDS encoding cytochrome c translates to MKIPRLLQAILVLVGVYGGFVLVFDVILEQVIPSSLLNMYMFFVVAGTYMVFTFNEESTEEIVGPIKALVEDPSKKMLRNVVFVVVPLFFGWFTYQQMKPSFEAPLELRTIHPAPPAAVKVFGKRYNLLTLENPYRKFEKEDPEKFAELVMEGGAVYIKNCQYCHGDKLDGKGPYAQGLNPVPLNFQDIGTIAQLQEAYLFWRISTGGPGLPKEATPWLSAMPVWEDFLTEEEIWKVILFLYDYTGYEPRSWGHE, encoded by the coding sequence GTGAAAATACCCCGACTACTGCAAGCCATTCTCGTCCTTGTCGGCGTTTACGGCGGATTCGTTCTGGTCTTTGATGTCATTCTGGAACAGGTCATTCCGTCCAGCCTGCTTAACATGTATATGTTCTTCGTCGTCGCCGGCACTTACATGGTGTTTACCTTCAATGAGGAAAGCACCGAGGAAATCGTCGGCCCGATAAAGGCGCTGGTTGAAGACCCGTCCAAAAAAATGCTTCGTAATGTCGTATTCGTGGTGGTGCCGCTGTTCTTCGGCTGGTTTACCTATCAGCAAATGAAGCCCAGTTTTGAAGCGCCACTGGAATTGCGCACTATTCACCCGGCCCCGCCTGCGGCGGTCAAGGTCTTTGGCAAACGCTACAACCTTCTGACCCTGGAAAACCCGTATCGCAAGTTTGAAAAGGAAGATCCGGAAAAGTTCGCAGAGTTGGTCATGGAAGGTGGCGCCGTCTACATCAAGAACTGCCAATACTGTCATGGCGACAAGCTCGATGGTAAGGGGCCCTATGCGCAGGGGTTGAACCCTGTGCCACTTAATTTCCAGGACATTGGCACCATCGCCCAATTGCAGGAAGCTTATCTGTTCTGGCGTATTTCCACAGGTGGTCCCGGCCTGCCAAAAGAAGCGACGCCCTGGCTGTCGGCCATGCCCGTCTGGGAGGATTTCCTGACAGAAGAAGAGATTTGGAAGGTCATTTTGTTCCTCTATGACTACACCGGCTACGAGCCCAGATCATGGGGGCACGAATGA
- a CDS encoding cytochrome c, whose translation MKTKSIIFALALVMTATVGTGNAFAEDTEKVFQFYCAQCHGAEGDGKGINVTEDFPVTPRAFNNATEMDKLTDADLRNVIREGGPIASKSEMMPPWGKTLSDADIDGLVKKLRDLCQCKGKQG comes from the coding sequence ATGAAAACCAAAAGCATCATCTTCGCATTGGCTCTTGTCATGACCGCTACGGTTGGGACGGGCAATGCCTTCGCAGAAGACACCGAAAAAGTCTTCCAGTTCTATTGTGCCCAATGCCATGGCGCAGAGGGGGACGGCAAAGGAATTAACGTGACCGAGGATTTCCCGGTCACGCCACGAGCTTTTAACAACGCTACCGAAATGGACAAACTTACTGACGCCGACCTTCGCAATGTTATTCGCGAGGGCGGGCCTATCGCCTCTAAATCAGAAATGATGCCGCCTTGGGGAAAGACACTGAGCGACGCCGACATTGACGGTTTGGTCAAGAAGCTGCGTGATCTGTGTCAGTGCAAGGGAAAACAGGGATAG
- a CDS encoding cytochrome c, which translates to MKTVISIMTGLALAGLSAGDAFADAAAGKATFEANKCTDCHYTDGPAKEKTIDDVLAKKGPELWYAGSKFNADWLGGWLADPQPIRLMAYNSLTDKNPGDHPKLAGGDAASVKDFLMSLTSADIEAGSVKPKKNPKGKLIFTKKMPCSGCHQYPDKKKGVKGGLSGPSLVEAGVRLNPDWILAYLKNPTVFKPVKDMPNFVGILSDKDMKNVSRHIASFKPKK; encoded by the coding sequence ATGAAAACAGTCATTTCAATAATGACAGGACTGGCCCTGGCGGGCCTTTCGGCAGGCGATGCCTTTGCCGATGCCGCTGCTGGCAAGGCCACATTTGAAGCCAACAAGTGTACTGACTGCCATTACACCGATGGTCCGGCCAAGGAAAAAACCATCGATGATGTGCTTGCCAAGAAAGGGCCTGAATTGTGGTACGCGGGATCAAAGTTCAATGCTGATTGGCTCGGTGGCTGGCTAGCCGATCCTCAACCGATACGCCTGATGGCTTATAATTCACTAACCGACAAAAACCCCGGTGATCACCCCAAGCTGGCAGGCGGGGACGCTGCATCGGTTAAGGATTTTCTGATGAGCCTTACCTCGGCGGATATCGAGGCGGGATCAGTCAAGCCTAAGAAAAACCCCAAAGGGAAATTAATCTTCACCAAGAAGATGCCGTGTTCGGGCTGTCATCAGTATCCGGACAAGAAAAAGGGGGTTAAGGGCGGCCTGAGCGGCCCATCCCTGGTTGAAGCCGGGGTGCGCCTGAATCCGGACTGGATACTCGCCTATTTGAAAAACCCGACAGTATTCAAACCTGTCAAAGACATGCCGAATTTCGTCGGCATCCTCAGTGACAAGGACATGAAAAATGTCTCTCGCCATATCGCCAGTTTCAAGCCGAAGAAATAA
- a CDS encoding c-type cytochrome, with amino-acid sequence MTFGIFGAALTLLVFLAPIKAMAGTVPSGPMPEATEEFVEKGRQTYIRRCSFCHGLLGDGGGPAADYLDPRPRDFTLGTYKFRTTTSGELPTDNDLFRTVSRGLPGTAMQAFDGDLIKNGLSEEERWEVISYIKTFAMEFDEPDLDPVKTGKTVSLPANMPPFSPELVARGKEIFERAKCWSCHGKTGRGDGNKEFRKDDWGFPIRIRNVTHPWKIKGGSEVEQIFMRFTSGINGTPMPSFVKTLPEEDRWALANFIKSMQHDLTKHQVLEAFQTTGELPVDPSDQAWNNAQPMDMRLAGQVVSPPRWQNPSIEMATIQAMVNDTEIAFKLTWDDPFKDIKHDPAKELNVAEIQKVGTYSSYVAANNMIARDLNTFRDSIALQFPVKPPSGTKKPHFFRGDSSNQVNLWMWNADSAEQGGNGAVDANARGWRQNPKIQKEDQQQIVSKANWDQGQWTMVMKRPRKTSDKNDVQFEAGQFIPMSLNAWDGSNGEHGIIMSLSTWHYVFIDAGIPMSVYIFSALGFIISGVLLVWMVRRVEAEPESETT; translated from the coding sequence ATGACTTTCGGAATCTTCGGCGCAGCCCTGACATTGCTTGTCTTTCTGGCTCCCATTAAGGCGATGGCTGGCACAGTTCCCAGCGGACCAATGCCGGAGGCAACGGAAGAATTTGTCGAAAAAGGCCGCCAAACCTACATCAGGCGGTGCAGTTTCTGTCACGGATTGCTTGGTGATGGTGGTGGACCGGCAGCGGATTATCTGGATCCGCGGCCCCGCGACTTTACCCTCGGTACATACAAATTCCGCACGACAACTTCCGGTGAATTGCCGACCGATAATGATCTGTTCCGCACCGTCAGTCGCGGCCTTCCCGGCACGGCCATGCAGGCATTTGACGGCGATCTGATCAAGAACGGATTGTCCGAAGAAGAACGCTGGGAGGTCATATCTTATATTAAAACTTTTGCCATGGAATTTGATGAGCCCGATCTTGATCCTGTTAAGACCGGTAAAACTGTTTCATTGCCGGCCAATATGCCGCCTTTCAGCCCTGAACTTGTTGCCAGGGGCAAGGAAATTTTTGAGCGGGCCAAGTGCTGGAGTTGTCATGGTAAAACCGGCCGCGGCGATGGCAACAAGGAATTCCGCAAGGATGACTGGGGCTTCCCGATCCGTATTCGCAATGTCACCCATCCATGGAAGATCAAGGGGGGAAGCGAAGTCGAACAAATATTCATGCGCTTTACTTCAGGTATCAACGGCACGCCCATGCCGTCGTTCGTCAAGACATTGCCGGAAGAAGATCGCTGGGCGCTGGCCAATTTCATCAAATCCATGCAACACGATTTGACGAAGCATCAGGTTCTAGAAGCATTTCAAACCACTGGTGAATTACCAGTCGATCCGTCGGATCAGGCCTGGAACAATGCCCAGCCAATGGACATGCGCTTAGCCGGGCAGGTCGTTTCCCCGCCTCGCTGGCAGAACCCCAGCATCGAAATGGCGACGATTCAGGCCATGGTCAATGACACTGAAATTGCCTTCAAGCTGACTTGGGATGATCCTTTTAAGGATATCAAACATGATCCGGCGAAGGAGTTGAACGTCGCCGAAATTCAAAAGGTCGGCACTTATAGTTCTTATGTTGCTGCCAACAATATGATCGCTCGCGACCTGAATACTTTCCGGGACTCAATTGCCCTGCAGTTTCCTGTAAAACCGCCATCGGGAACCAAAAAGCCCCATTTCTTCCGCGGGGATTCATCCAATCAGGTGAATTTGTGGATGTGGAATGCGGACAGCGCAGAGCAGGGTGGAAATGGCGCCGTCGATGCCAATGCCCGGGGCTGGCGTCAAAATCCGAAAATTCAAAAGGAAGACCAGCAGCAAATTGTCTCGAAAGCCAATTGGGATCAGGGACAGTGGACCATGGTCATGAAACGCCCGCGCAAGACAAGCGACAAGAACGATGTTCAATTTGAAGCCGGACAGTTCATCCCCATGTCCCTGAATGCCTGGGATGGATCCAACGGCGAACACGGCATCATCATGAGCCTCTCAACATGGCACTACGTTTTCATCGATGCCGGTATTCCGATGAGTGTCTACATCTTTAGCGCCCTTGGTTTCATCATATCTGGCGTCTTGCTGGTGTGGATGGTGAGAAGAGTTGAGGCGGAACCAGAATCCGAGACGACATGA
- a CDS encoding cytochrome c — translation MKSRLNSFWTVILSVVVIYLIVKFGIPAVAREVTGLPFPLPVPGALIFIYMVLTLIAMFLLVTFDDGPLNDFLRPIKRFLRGEFTKPVRAVGIVLVSAAVGWYVYDNVVPKIAAPVALRIQHPSSNFPKKMEDLQNPMANPTEDQVAAFIEQAKTGEIQFIEQVLPDFEIWMDETGEEDPLLAINTPAIKKFREALESGNVDAETAHAALLEVRLYEGRALYAMNCRPCHGDSVAGDGPMADGFKLRPINFTDNGTIETIVEGYTFWRVENGGPGLPLEATPWDSAMPVWKVSLTEEERWLIIMAEYDLAEKTPRIPEKH, via the coding sequence ATGAAATCTAGACTCAACAGCTTCTGGACGGTCATTCTTTCAGTCGTCGTCATTTACCTGATCGTTAAGTTTGGTATCCCTGCCGTTGCCAGAGAAGTCACCGGATTACCTTTCCCACTGCCGGTGCCGGGTGCGCTGATCTTCATCTATATGGTGTTGACGTTGATCGCCATGTTCTTGCTGGTCACATTTGACGATGGGCCTTTGAACGATTTTCTTCGCCCCATTAAACGCTTCCTGCGGGGTGAATTTACAAAACCGGTTCGGGCTGTCGGTATTGTTCTCGTTTCCGCTGCGGTTGGCTGGTACGTCTATGATAATGTTGTTCCCAAGATTGCAGCCCCCGTTGCCCTGCGCATTCAGCATCCATCTTCCAACTTTCCCAAGAAGATGGAAGATCTGCAAAACCCCATGGCCAATCCGACCGAAGATCAGGTCGCGGCATTCATCGAACAGGCCAAGACCGGTGAAATCCAGTTTATCGAACAGGTCCTGCCCGATTTTGAAATCTGGATGGATGAGACCGGTGAGGAAGATCCGTTACTCGCTATTAATACCCCGGCAATCAAAAAGTTCCGGGAGGCGTTGGAATCCGGAAACGTTGATGCTGAAACGGCACATGCCGCTTTGCTTGAAGTGCGGTTATATGAAGGGCGCGCCCTGTACGCCATGAATTGCAGGCCCTGTCACGGTGACAGCGTGGCCGGTGACGGCCCCATGGCCGATGGTTTTAAATTGCGACCGATTAACTTTACGGACAACGGAACCATCGAAACAATTGTCGAAGGTTATACATTCTGGCGTGTGGAAAATGGCGGCCCCGGATTGCCGCTGGAAGCGACCCCCTGGGATTCAGCGATGCCCGTATGGAAAGTCAGCTTAACCGAAGAAGAGCGTTGGTTGATCATCATGGCGGAATACGATTTGGCGGAAAAAACGCCCCGTATTCCTGAAAAACATTGA
- a CDS encoding c-type cytochrome, protein MNKPIYKVFGFLVITILLYNWIGYAITDLSGGAKEPTGAVDMSPEGGEALYWGKGRCYTCHSLGGQGSAVRGPNHGQFGEKFPLPMGARAAERAKERSEKTGNAFTAIDYVIESMAEPGAYVVSGYKNEMAVVYAPPISLNLNEIKAIVAYLMVQGGDLDMEAINSAPSEISTKFYSKIQAAQAAGGGDPGNGAVVWEDNCEECHSLEGEAMVGPDLSTIGDKGIKFIAESILSPAKKITPGFETYTVETKDGTKIIGVKSAEDASLVTIIKKNGEEEEIAKTDIKSMAVDENASVMPEDLNEAMTVKDFQDLQAFMIMQKAKKKDGE, encoded by the coding sequence ATGAACAAACCAATCTACAAAGTATTCGGCTTTCTGGTGATTACTATTCTTCTCTACAACTGGATCGGATACGCGATTACTGATCTTTCCGGGGGCGCCAAGGAACCAACAGGGGCTGTAGATATGAGCCCGGAAGGTGGCGAGGCGCTTTATTGGGGTAAGGGCCGTTGTTACACATGTCATAGCCTGGGCGGGCAAGGTAGTGCTGTACGTGGCCCAAATCACGGGCAATTTGGTGAAAAGTTCCCGTTGCCGATGGGCGCACGAGCCGCCGAACGGGCCAAGGAGCGCTCTGAGAAAACCGGAAATGCTTTTACCGCCATTGATTATGTGATCGAGAGTATGGCTGAGCCGGGTGCTTACGTCGTTAGCGGATACAAGAATGAAATGGCTGTCGTTTACGCACCGCCCATTTCCCTCAACCTGAACGAGATCAAAGCCATTGTCGCTTACCTGATGGTTCAGGGCGGTGATCTGGATATGGAAGCGATCAACAGTGCGCCATCTGAAATTTCCACGAAATTCTATTCCAAGATTCAGGCCGCTCAGGCTGCGGGTGGTGGCGATCCCGGCAACGGGGCCGTTGTCTGGGAAGACAATTGCGAAGAATGCCATTCCCTTGAGGGCGAAGCTATGGTTGGGCCAGACCTGTCCACTATTGGCGATAAGGGGATCAAGTTTATTGCCGAGAGCATCTTGAGCCCCGCCAAAAAAATCACACCGGGTTTCGAGACTTACACTGTTGAAACCAAGGACGGCACGAAGATTATCGGTGTGAAATCCGCCGAGGATGCCTCACTGGTCACCATCATAAAGAAAAATGGTGAAGAAGAAGAAATCGCCAAGACGGACATCAAGTCAATGGCCGTTGACGAGAACGCATCAGTTATGCCTGAGGACTTGAACGAAGCGATGACAGTCAAGGATTTCCAGGACCTGCAAGCCTTCATGATTATGCAGAAAGCCAAAAAGAAGGATGGGGAATGA
- a CDS encoding carboxypeptidase regulatory-like domain-containing protein: protein MKTNVIRKGFAAAIALMMLAPLAAEAAKNKYKVIAVTGGATVTGKVMFEGALPADATEQILITKDQTVCGDGDREVIWVDVKDGALRGSFVFLDKIKEGKDWGTPTDGVYLINQKGCRFHPWAQVIKPGPITIRNSDPGVLHNINTREMIGVEKGRVVKKGIFNFGQPDPGDLVQDLKTRRGPYIGINCEAHNFMFGFMMAPSHPYAVVVGEDGSYSLDGIPAGKYTLKAWHPRYGVQKAKITVEAGGSLEQSFTFKDDG, encoded by the coding sequence ATGAAAACAAACGTAATACGCAAGGGCTTCGCCGCTGCCATCGCCTTGATGATGTTGGCCCCACTGGCCGCAGAAGCCGCCAAGAATAAATACAAGGTCATCGCCGTCACTGGTGGTGCAACGGTTACCGGCAAGGTGATGTTTGAAGGCGCTTTGCCGGCTGATGCTACCGAACAAATCCTTATCACCAAGGATCAGACAGTTTGTGGTGATGGAGATCGCGAAGTCATCTGGGTTGATGTCAAGGACGGGGCATTGCGCGGCTCATTCGTGTTCCTGGACAAAATCAAGGAAGGCAAGGATTGGGGAACCCCGACCGATGGGGTTTATCTGATTAATCAGAAGGGATGCCGATTCCATCCCTGGGCCCAGGTCATCAAACCCGGCCCGATTACCATTCGTAACAGCGACCCTGGCGTGCTGCACAACATCAATACCCGCGAGATGATCGGCGTCGAAAAAGGCCGCGTCGTCAAGAAGGGCATCTTCAACTTCGGCCAGCCTGATCCGGGTGACCTGGTGCAGGATCTGAAAACCAGGCGTGGACCCTACATCGGCATTAACTGCGAAGCCCATAACTTCATGTTCGGCTTCATGATGGCACCTTCCCATCCCTACGCAGTCGTTGTCGGCGAAGATGGTTCGTACTCTCTGGACGGCATTCCTGCCGGCAAATACACCCTGAAGGCATGGCATCCGCGATATGGCGTGCAAAAAGCCAAAATCACGGTTGAGGCGGGTGGTTCGCTTGAACAAAGCTTTACCTTCAAAGATGACGGCTGA
- a CDS encoding HEAT repeat domain-containing protein — MEAGVKIETKNTEIPPMPNSNATDDGNVCNILCEVLLGGIDIHRTVAAQALGKIGGEKAVDALIKALLDEDEDVRTDAATALAGFADPKANKQLLENLIGDPCPEVKLAAMTALAASRNDEVIPWLLRILAGRDEDIVWDEEEFFATGWDDWLDMQLKAMEGLANLGVDDAIPGIVAAINDDEALDITDTAMKALARIGSSGVSALATYLENSDTRLRRHAASVISGCEGPGVMDAVQLAIIDPSSEVRLAAARGLAEKNPADERLVALLLDEEPQVRAETVRLCGAHHESRLDLLLDDKNPEVRLAVLELLTEHPELTNTPMLDDRLCELMSSPSTVIASAAATAFAAVNPKKATSELASMLADEEISSEVQRGAIRGLQMVGGDEALQGLAGILTCTDRQVRLEAMSAIAELAAQDDWPNAAGETLLAAVSGELVPVPEVEPETDDAEEAVSSKPEENAEEVDEDVAGEPEEEIPTSTLDSILGGFKSQEVVSPPDDVELTPEDIEFLSLTGAGKKGRRTIPVVPDVVLHEDVRLFAARLLGNFSQPDVTLALLDPLLNGDKDLRQTSIDSLAHIAGDVSEMPLEVLDALQAEAKSDNRDIRHQAVRALGGTNTASVVMVLINCLDDEDSFVRSEAIRSLGRLGEAGAGVGRLLADPDSSVRLAAAQALADTAAPGVIETLVEFSYAHEGYHGRHAARMLKGIDRQAASALFIETLHDEQSKRFWKVAIEALEELNGSQNSSAAPVVA, encoded by the coding sequence ATGGAAGCTGGGGTGAAAATAGAAACAAAAAATACTGAAATACCACCAATGCCAAACTCCAATGCAACTGATGATGGCAATGTTTGCAATATTCTTTGCGAAGTGCTGCTTGGGGGTATCGATATCCATCGTACTGTCGCCGCCCAGGCGTTAGGAAAAATCGGTGGTGAAAAAGCCGTAGATGCCTTGATAAAGGCGCTTTTGGACGAGGACGAGGATGTCCGCACGGATGCCGCAACCGCATTGGCCGGATTTGCCGACCCGAAAGCGAATAAACAACTTCTTGAAAACTTGATCGGAGATCCCTGCCCGGAAGTAAAACTGGCGGCCATGACGGCGCTTGCTGCTTCCCGAAACGACGAAGTCATACCGTGGCTGCTGCGCATTCTGGCCGGTCGTGACGAAGACATCGTCTGGGATGAAGAGGAATTCTTCGCAACCGGATGGGACGATTGGCTTGACATGCAGCTAAAGGCTATGGAGGGACTAGCCAACCTTGGAGTAGATGACGCGATTCCGGGTATCGTTGCGGCGATAAACGACGATGAAGCGCTCGACATTACAGATACCGCTATGAAAGCCCTGGCCCGGATCGGCTCCTCGGGCGTAAGCGCCCTTGCCACGTACCTTGAAAATAGTGACACGCGGCTGCGCCGCCACGCGGCTTCGGTGATATCCGGGTGTGAGGGACCGGGGGTCATGGACGCCGTGCAATTGGCAATCATAGATCCATCAAGTGAAGTGCGTCTCGCTGCGGCCAGGGGCCTGGCCGAAAAAAATCCAGCGGACGAACGTCTTGTCGCCTTGCTTCTTGATGAGGAACCACAGGTCCGTGCTGAAACGGTGCGTCTGTGCGGAGCCCACCACGAAAGCCGACTGGATCTGTTGCTTGATGACAAGAACCCGGAAGTCCGGTTGGCGGTGCTCGAATTGCTGACCGAACATCCTGAATTGACCAATACCCCGATGCTCGATGATCGGTTGTGCGAACTGATGAGTTCCCCATCCACTGTCATCGCGTCTGCCGCCGCGACTGCTTTTGCAGCCGTCAATCCCAAGAAAGCGACATCGGAACTGGCCAGCATGTTGGCTGATGAAGAAATTTCATCAGAAGTCCAGCGCGGCGCCATTCGCGGCCTGCAGATGGTCGGCGGGGATGAAGCCCTGCAAGGCCTAGCAGGAATCCTGACATGCACGGACAGGCAGGTTCGTCTCGAGGCGATGTCGGCAATTGCAGAATTGGCCGCCCAGGACGATTGGCCCAATGCAGCGGGCGAGACTCTTCTTGCGGCCGTTTCCGGCGAGCTTGTTCCCGTGCCTGAAGTGGAACCTGAAACAGATGATGCAGAAGAGGCTGTCAGCAGCAAGCCAGAGGAAAATGCAGAGGAAGTCGATGAAGACGTTGCCGGGGAACCGGAAGAAGAAATTCCAACTTCGACTCTTGATTCAATCCTTGGCGGGTTCAAATCCCAAGAGGTCGTTTCTCCCCCCGATGATGTCGAGTTGACGCCAGAAGACATTGAATTTTTGAGTCTGACAGGGGCTGGTAAAAAGGGTCGACGGACGATCCCGGTCGTTCCTGATGTTGTTTTGCACGAAGATGTGCGCCTGTTCGCGGCGCGATTGCTTGGCAATTTTTCGCAACCCGACGTAACCCTCGCCCTGCTTGATCCATTGTTAAACGGCGACAAAGACCTTCGGCAAACGAGCATCGATTCCCTGGCCCATATTGCCGGTGATGTATCTGAGATGCCGCTTGAAGTCCTTGATGCCCTGCAAGCCGAGGCGAAATCCGATAACCGGGACATCCGCCACCAGGCCGTACGTGCCTTGGGAGGAACCAACACGGCCTCTGTGGTGATGGTCCTGATTAACTGTCTTGATGATGAGGATAGCTTCGTGCGTAGCGAAGCCATTCGCTCTCTCGGGCGTCTGGGCGAGGCCGGGGCTGGCGTTGGCAGACTGTTGGCGGATCCGGATTCCTCTGTCCGGCTTGCCGCCGCGCAGGCCTTAGCCGATACAGCGGCCCCCGGGGTTATCGAAACCCTGGTGGAATTTTCATATGCCCACGAGGGCTATCACGGTCGCCATGCCGCACGGATGCTTAAGGGCATCGACCGGCAAGCCGCCAGCGCCTTGTTTATCGAGACGCTTCATGATGAACAGAGCAAACGGTTCTGGAAAGTGGCGATCGAAGCGCTTGAGGAACTGAATGGAAGTCAAAATTCCAGCGCGGCGCCGGTTGTCGCGTAA